The sequence GCGGGGCACTCCGGCGTCGGGTCGAGAACGAGGACTTCCACCCCGAGCGGGGACGCCGCCTCGGCGAGCATCCGTCCGAGTTGCCCGCCGCCGACCACGCCCACTGTCGCACCGGGAATCAGTTCCGACATCGTACCCGCTCGTTGTGGACACGTCTGCAAAAACGTTCGCGTGCAGGGTGTCGAGTATGCACAATCGTGCAGTGACTTCCGACGATCACCCTGATTCGGGGAGAGCCGACCGGTCGAGGAAGAACACCGTTTCGGTGCCGGTAGCGGTCAATTCGTAGGCCAGCGCCTCGTACCCGTCGAGTTCGGCGTTGACTTCCGAATAGTCGCTCGCGCGTGCGATGACGACCGGCGGGGGATCCGACAGTCCGCCGACTTGCATCGTACTCTCGACCTCGGCGTCCGCCCGTTCGAGATACCACGACACCGGTAATCGATTGCTCCAGTTTTCCCCTGCCGACGGGCGGGATTCGTTGGCGACGTAGAACTGGTCGCCATAGAACAGGACGTCCGTCCCAGTGTTCGAATCGGCGATGCGTTCGACGTCCGACAGCGTTTCCTGGAGGTGTCCTGCTGGCTGGCCGTACTGGACGAGGGGGTTGTCCGCGGACTGTGGCGACGCGAATGACGTCTGGTAAGCGGTCACGCCCACCTGAGCAGTCGCGAGAAGTACGACGATCGAGATAGCGACTGCCCCCACACGGTCGTCCAGTCGACGAAGCCGGGCCGCCTTCTCGACTATCACGCCGACACCGACGGCAGCGGGAATCGCCAGGGGGACGACTGTGTGAACGAGTCCCCAGGCTGCCGATATGTTGGTTACCGCTGGAAAGATGAGGAACGCCCCAGCGGCCCACGCGAAGCCGACGATAATTACGTCACGAGAGCGTCGGCGGCCGTACCGATCGACGAGGAAACCGAGGATGCCGAACAGCGTCACGACCAACGACGTAGCCGATAGCCGTTTCGCGTCGGCGAGGAGAAAATCGACGTAGCTGTGTTCGTGATCGGCGGCGATCCAGGTGTCCCAGAGTTCCCACCAGACATCCACGGTGGCAGCCTCGACCACGCCGAGAAGGCGGGTCGGGTCGCCGAACGCCTGGTAGAGTTCGGGACGAGGGGCATACAGGACCGCGAATACGACGAGGAACTCGACGACGGCGATCCAGAGGGGTAGCGCCCACCGTTCGAGACGTCCCGCAAGCGACGACGCGTAGTCCCGAGCGACGGCCGCCGGACTACCGCCACGGAATCGGGCCACGAGCAGTCGCGAATCCGCGACGAGGACCAGAGTTCCGACCCAGATGACCAGGTACACGACGACGATCCCCTTCGTCGTCGCGGCGAGTGCCAGTAAACCGCTCCCCACGTAGAGGTAACGGCTCCGGCCCGTGTCGATGAGGCGAACGAACGACCCCAGCGCCACGAACGCGAACGCGGCGACGAGCACGTCGTTGCGCATGAACCGGGAGTAGTACAGAAGCACCGGATTGAATGCCAGGAACGCGGCGAGGACGAGGGTCTCGAGGTGTTCCAGCCGTTCCCGGAATAACAGGGCAGCAAGTGGAAGCAGCGCGCCGACGACCGCGACAGCAACCCTCGCGACGAAGTCCGTCGGCCCGAACGCCTGGAACAGGACGTCGTTGGTGTGGAAGAGAAAAGGGCCGTGCACGACGGGGCGATAGTTCCAGAGCCCCGTTTCCATGTACTGGAGGATCCAGTACCCGATACGAGCCTCATCCCAGTGAAAGACGCGAGTGCCGAGGCCCACCAGACGGACAACAGCGGCCAGGACGGCGATTCCCAGGACGCCGAGCGTGGTCCGATCGCGGTTCAGGGCGGGGACGTCCATGGGAACCTCGTCCTTCCCAATCGTCAAAAACGTCCGGATTCCCCGCGGTCCGAGCGCCGGTTGGTGGCGAACCTTCATATGGCAGCCTCACGATAATTATGTACGATGCCAACAATCGACCTCGACCCCGACCTCTACGATCGCATCGAGACACACTGTGAAGAGGGTGAAACGGTCGAAGATTTCATCGAGGAACTTGTCTCGATGTACGAGAGTGAGGGACGGTTCCTCCAGGAAGGCTATTCGGAGTAGGGGACGAGTGTCGTCGAAGCGTCTAAACGGCGAACAGAGCCGTCGATTTCGACCGCGAGCGGTAGCATTTTGTCCGGGGGCCTCGACGGTTTCCATATGGTAGCCCTTGGGCTGGTGGTCGCGGAGTTCAACCGCGACGTCACCGAAGCGATGGAAGACGCCGCGAGGGACGCGGCAGATGCCGCCGATGCGAGCGTCGTCGAGACCCTGAGTATTCCCGGAGCGTACGACGCACCGCTCGCCGCGGACAGGCTCGCACGCCGTGACGACATCGACGCGGTGGCCGTCGTCGGCGCGATCGTCACCGGCGATACGGACCACGACACGACCATCGGCCACGCCACCGCACAGCGGCTTTCCGACGTGAGCCTCGAGCGGGACACTCCCGTAACGCTGGGCGTCAGCGGACCCGGAATGTCTGGGGACGAGGCGCGCGCACGCACGCACAAGGGTGCCGAAGCGGTCGAAAGCGCGATTCATCTCGCAGAACAACTATGAACTACGCAACACGCGTCCAACGAGTCGAACCGAGCGCGACACTCGCGGTAAGCAACCTCGCGAAAGAACTCGAGGCCGCAGGCGAGGACGTCGTCGACCTGTCGGTCGGAGAGCCCGACTTCGACACGCCCGATCACATCAAAGCGGCTGCCACCGAAGCGATGGAGGCCGGCGAGACGGGGTACGCGCCGTCGAACGGCATCCCGGAACTCCGGGAAGCCATCGCCGAGAAGCTTCAGGGTGACGGGATGGAGTACGAGGCCGACAACGTCATCGTGACCCCCGGCGCCAAGCAGGCACTCTTCGAGACGTTCCAGACGCTCGTCGATGAGGGCGACGAGGTCGTCCTTCTCGACCCTGCCTGGGTCTCCTACGAGGCGCAGGCGAAGATCGCTGGCGCCGACCTCACGCGGATCGATCTGCGTCCCCACGACTTCCAGCTCGAGCCCGCCCTCGATGAGCTCGCGGACGTCGTCTCCGACGACACCGAACTGCTCCTGGTCAACTCACCGAACAACCCCACGGGCGCGGTCTATTCCCGGGAGGCGATGAATGGCGTCCGCGACCTGGCGGTCGACCACGACGTGACGGTCATCGCAGACGAGATCTACCAGCACATCAACTATGGACCCGAGCACGTGAGCCTCTCGGCGCTCGAGGACATGTACGAGCGGACGGTAACCATCAACGGCTTCTCGAAAGCGTACGCGATGACGGGCTGGCGGCTCGGCTACCTCGCGGCACCGGAGGAACTGATCGACCAGGCCGGTAAGGTCCAGTCACACTCGGTTTCCTCGGCGGTGAACTTCGTCCAGCACGCAGGCGTCACCGCCCTCGAGGAACGGGGCGAGGAAACCGCCGAGATGGTGGAGGCCTTCGAGAACCGCCGCGATCTGCTTCTCGACTTGTTCGACGAGCACGACGTCGACGTCTCGCATCCCGAGGGCGCGTTCTACATGATGGTGCCTGTCGACGATGACGACAAAGCGTGGGCGACGAACGCCCTCGAAGACGCCAAGGTTGCCACGGTTCCGGGAAGCGCGTTCGGAACCCCAGGCTACGTGCGGATCTCGTACGCCGCCAGCGCCGATCGGCTCGAGGAGGGTGTCGAACGGCTGGTCGAGGCCGACTACCTCTAGGGTCACGGTTCGGTACCCCGCCCCCACATTTTTGCCGGGAAATGTCGTGCGTGTCCGCCCCGAACGACCGGCGACCACGACGTATTTCTCCCTGGGACGGGACCGGTCACGTGATGGTGGCGACGGCGCTTCGCCGGCTCGAGGAGCTCGACGTGCTCGTACTGACGGCGCTGATCTGGTTTCTGGGGAAGTTCGTCCGCTACGCGTTTCCCCCACTATTCGAAACGCTCGGGAGTAGTTACGGCGTCTCGCGGACGGTCCTCGGGACCGCGTTCACGGGATTCATGATCGTGTACGCGGCCATGCAGTTTCCCTCCGGTCTCCTCGCCGATACACATGGAGCGGTGGGTGTCATCGCGGCCGGTTCGTTACTCACCACCGTTGGCGCGCTGGCACTGGTCGTCGACGCACCGTTTTTCGTCCTCGCTGGGGCGATGATCGTCATGGGCGCCGGCACCGGCACGTACAAGACGGTCGCAGTTCGGCTACTGTCTCGGACGTATCCGGCGCGTACGGGGCGGGTTCTCGGGGTATTCGATACGTTCGGTACGTTCGGCGGGGTGGCCGCGCCCGCTGCGGTCGTCCTCGTCGCCGGATTCCCGTCGATACTCGCCGCTCCCTGGCGATGGCTGTTTCTGGGGGCGGCACTCGCCAGCGTCGGACTCGCCGCCGGTTTCACGGTTCGAATCGGACGGCGGTCCACGCAAGCGGTGGGACGAACTGACGCCACGAAATCACCGTCCGATGCCACCGAGACGGAGAGCGGTCACGAGTCCCCGAACGACTCGGGGCACCTCGGAACGTATTTAGCGCTGTTTCGAACGCCGAGGTTTACCGGCTTCGTCGTTGTGACGGTCCTTTTCGGCTTCGCTTACAACGGCACGGTAGCCTTCCTGCCGCTGTACCTCACGAGCGAAACACCACTTACCGCCGTAACGGCGAACCTCCTCTACAGCGCAATGTTTGTCGCCAGTCTCAGCCAGATGGCGACCGGCGAGGCGAGCGACCGGATCGGCACCATCCCGATTCTCTCGGTCACGCTCGGGGTGGCGGCTGCGGGACTGACGGCGATTCTCGTGTTCGGAGACGCCGGGGGACCACTGGTGATCGGAGCAGCAGTCGTGACACTGGGACTGGGGGCGCACGGGTTCAGACCGGTGCGCGGTGCATACCTGATGGAACTCGTTCCCGACGCCGTCGCCGCCGGGAGTTTCGGGATCGTCCGGACTGTGTTGATGGGTGCGGGGGCCGTCGCACCCGCTATTATCGGGTACCTCTCCGAGGTCGCCGGCTTCCGGGTGGCGTTCGAAGTCCTCGCCGGGACGCTCGTGAGTGCGACGGTGCTGATGGTGCTGCTCTGGGTCGTGGCCCGATAAACGAAGTTTCCCGGACCAATGCCGATATCGGTCAGGACTCCGGCTGTCGTTCTGCCACGTGGGCGGCCTTGATCAGGTCCTCGTAGGCGTCAATCACGTCCCCACGCGAGAGGACGCCGATGACGTCGTAGTCCTCGACGATGGCGAGCTGTTCGACTTCCTCCTCGTTCATCCGACGGACTGCCCGTCGGATCGGTGCGTCGGCCTCGACCGTCAACAGGGGCCGAGACATGTACTCCGAGACGGAAATCTCTGACAGCGAGGCGTCGGTCTCGGCCATGACACGAAAGACGTCGGTCGAGGTGACGATCCCGACCGGCACGTCCTTCTCGGAGGTAACGATCAAACTGCCGACTGCAGCCTCGTAGAGCCGTGTCCCAGCATCGCGAACGGAGGCGTCCACACCGATCGCGATGGGATCGTCCGCCATGAGATCTTCCACGAGCGGTGGCATGGTAGAAATAGGCAGAGTCGGACAATATAGCTGTGGGTGGGCCCCGTCTCCGTCGTCTCGGTGTGATTCGCTGATCGTCAGCCCGCTTCAGGGCCAGTTACCGCGTTCGTCGAACGAACGCAGGATGCGCCCCATCGCGACCACGTACGCAGCGGTTCGGAGGTTCGGCGTGTCGTTTTCTTCGTAGGCCTCGATGACGTCGTCGAACGACGATACGATAATATCCTCGAGTTCGTCGTTCACTCGCGTCTCGGACCAGTAGAAGCGTTGGCGGTTTTGCACCCACTCGAAGTACGACACGGTGACGCCACCGGCGTTCGCCAATATGTCCGGGATCACGAGGACGTCGTCGTCCGCGAGGACTTCGTCCGCGTCCGGAGTGAGCGGACCGTTCGCCGCCTCGGATATGACGTCCGCCGAGACGTCCTCCGCCAGTTCTCCGTCGATGGCGTTCTCCAGGGCCGCCGGAATGAGGAGGTCGACATCGAGGGTGAGCAAGTCTTCGTTACTGATCGTCTCATCGATGGCTTTGTACTCGACGACTGAGCCGCGCTCGCGTTTGACACTCTTGATGGTCGCTGGGTCGAGTCCGTCTTCCCGGTAGATGGCCCCTCGGGAGTCGCTGACGGCCACGACCGTCGCGCCCATTTCGTCGATGAGTTTCGCGGAGATCCATCCCGCGTTTCCGAAGCCCTGCACTGCGACGGTCGCCCCCTCGAGGTCCTTGCCGAGGTACTCGAACGCCTCCCGTGCGGCGATGACGACGGATCGGCCGGTGGCCGCAACGCGCCCCGCGCTGCCACCCGACTCGAGATCCTTGCCGGTGACGACCCCCGGCTCCGTGGTATTTTCGAGGGTCTCATAGGTATCCTTGATCCAGTTCATCTCCTGCTGACCGGTGTTTACGTCCGGCGCGGGGATGTCGCGATCCACGCCGACGAGCGGACGCAGTTCCTTCGCGAATGACCGGGTGATCCGTTCGAGTTCGTCCTCGCTGTACTCGTCTGGATCGAGGACGATACCGCCTTTGCCGCCCCCGAAAGGGATGTCGACGACAGCCGTTTTGAAGGCCATCCAACCGGAAAGGGCCCGCACCTCGTCCCGATTGACGTCCGGGTGATACCGGATGCCGCCCTTGTACGGTCCCCGATCGTCGTTGTACTGGGATCGGAAGGCACGAAACCGCTCCATGGATCCGTCGTCCATCTCCACGGAAAGGTTCATATTGAGCACCCGCTGGGGGTGCTTGAGACGCTCGATGCGATCGTCATCGGCGTCGAGGTATGAAGCCGCCGCGTCTACCTGCGACTGCAAACTCTCGAATGGGTTTTCCTCGGTCATGGCGAATAGGCATACTCCCAAGGGTGGAATAAGGTTGTCGACGATAACAAATACCAGACCAACTGTTTACAACCGGTATGAATTCCGCCCGTCAGGTTCCGAGTCGGCTAGTAAAAATCGGTCGAACAGTACGTCTTTAGGGCCCGCCCTCCGAGTCCTATTCGTGCAAATCGTCGGGTACGAGACGGCTGCTGGCGACGGTTCCGCCGCACTCCTCGTCGGCGACGAGGGCATCGTGCAGCAGCGTACGCTGGAGGAGGGTGTGGAACTCTCGTATTCCCTCGGGGAGCGCCACTGCGCTGGCACGGTGACGGAGTCCACTCACGAAGCGTGCGATCGCGAAGCGGCGCCGTACTGCGAGGAGCACACCAGTCATTGGCCCTGTGCTCGCTGCACTGGAACGTGCTCGATGCCGACCGAAGCCTGCCACGAAGAACACGCCATCTATCTGGCCGCATTCGCACCCGAAACGATCAAAGTCGGGGTGACGCGGTCGTGGCGGCTCGAGACACGGCTGCGAGAACAGGGCGCGGACCGGGCCGCGCACATCCGAACGGTGAAAAACGGGCGGGTCGCACGCGGGATAGAGACGGATATGGCGGATCGGTTTCCCGATCGCGTCCGTGTTCCCACGAAGATGGCATCGCTTCACCGCTCGGTCGACGACGAGGCCTGGGCGGCCATTCTCGACGAGTTCGTCCCAATCGATACGTACGACTTCGACTACGGGTTGTCCCTCGACAGTCGTCCCGTAATGGAGACGCTGGCGAGTGGGACTGTCGTCGGAACGAAAGGCCGCGTGCTCGTCCTGGACCGGGCTGGGACGACTTACGCCGTCGACCTCCGGGACCTCGTGGGCCACGAAATCGCGACTGACCCGTCCTCACGCTCCTTGCAGTCGAGTTTTGGCGCGTTCGGATAGCCGCAAGCGCGCCCTTTTTCCGATCGGACGAACAAGCGGTTGTCATGGCAGACGAGGATTCATCTGAGGGAGACGACGAGGAGAAATCGTTCCGGGAACGCGTCGAGGAAATCCGACAGCAGCGGGAGTCCGAACAGAACGAAGACGGTGAGGACCCTCGCGAACGCATGGAAGAGATGATGGGTGGGGGCGGCCCAGAGGGAATGGGCGGCGGCATGGGTGGCAACCCCTTCGCACAGATGATGGGTGGCATGATGGGCGGGGGCGGCGGCCCCGGCGCGATGGGAGGCGGTCAGCCGGGCGAGGAGAGCGGCAGCGATACTCGCCGGCTGGAGCGACAGGTCGAGGAACTCCGACGCGACGTCAGTGACGTGACGACACAGCTCGAGCGCATCGCAGACGCGCTCGAGGCCAGTGACGACTGACGATCGACCGTAGCACGCGACTACGACTCGTCGGTCGAAGAGAGTAGTCGTTCGTACGTGTCTTCGAGTCGGTCCATCGACATTTCGAGGCTGATCTCCGATCGGCGGTCGAGACACGACTGCGAGAGGGAGTCACCGTTTTTTAGTGCACGTTCGATTTGATTTCGGAAGCCAGCCACGTCGCCCGGGCCGAAGTGGTATCCGGTGATTCCGTCTTCGACCGTTGCCGAGAGCGCGCCGGAATCGACCGCCACCACGGGCGTTCCACAGGCGTTTGCCTCGAGAGCGACGAGCCCCTGTGTCTCTACCGGGCTCGGGAACGCGAAGACGTCGAGGGTGGAGTAGAAGGCGGGGAGGTTCTCACGTTCCAGAAACCCGAGAAAGATGGCGTCGACGTCGAGTGCCGCCGCCGTCTCCTCGAGCGACTCACGGGCCGGCCCGTCGCCGGCCAGAACGACGGTCACGTCGAGGTCCGCAGTCGCCTCGAATATCGCGTCGAGATTCTTCTCGTACCCGTGTCTGCCGGTGTACCCGACGATGGGGCGGTCGTCGGGGATGCTATGGCGCCGAATGAAGCTGGCAGAATCCGTCGGGCGGAAAAATTCGACGTCGACGCCGTTGGAGTGCGTCTCCACCGGCGCGTCCGTGAGCCGACGGACGTCGCTGGCCGTCGCCGCGCTCGGCGTGAGAACGAGATCGGCGCGGTCGAGAAACCACGATTCGTACTGGCGGCTGAGCGACGCGACCGCACTCGACGCCCAGGACGGCACGAGGTATTCGGCGTACTCCGCCGTCGGCGTGTGGTAGGAGACGACCAGCGGAACGCTTTCCCGGCGTGCGAGACGGTCTGCAGAGAGTCCCAGCAAGAACGGTGTGTGTGCGTGAACGACGTCGACGTCCCGGACCGCGTCCGGTAACTGTGGGAGGCCAAGCCGATAGCCATCGTAGAAGGGAAACGGTACGCTCGTGACCGGATGCTCGCCGTCGTCCGGTTCGTAGGACGAACGAGGGTAGACGACGTCCATTCGACTGCCGCGAGTGTTCCACCGGTCCCGCCACGCCGAGATGGTGTAGGTCACACCGTTTACCGTCGGCAGGTACGTGTCGGTGAACGCTGCGACGGCCGGCGGTGTGGAGGCGGAGTTCCTCCCGCTCATGGCCCTGCCCCGTCGACGAGACGCCGATAGATCGAAGTCAGTCGTTCGCCGACCCGCTCGAGTCGGTGTTCTCGAGCGGTCTCCTCGGCGTTCTCCCCGAGACGGGTTCGGAGATTGGGGTTCGCCGCCAGTCTGTCGAGGGCCGACTCGAACTCCGCCGTCGTGGACGCCTTCAGGCAGTCCTCGCCGTGAGTGAAAAACTCCTCGAAGACGGGGATGTCCCGCAGGACGACCGCGTTCCCGGTCGCCATTGCCTCCAGGACCGCGATGCCCTGATTTTCGTTTTTCGTCGGGAAGAGATAGATGTCGCCAGCCCCGTACGCGCCACGAATGTCGTCGATCCATCCCGTGAACGTGAGGTTGTCTGGCGGATCCGTCGTCCACCGGTTCACGGCTTTCGACGCCTGCGGTCCCGTGTCGTACGGACCGAACCAGACGAAGTCGTAGTCGGTCCGCTGAGCCAGTCGCCCGAACGTGGAGAGTCCCTTTCGCTCGAAGACGTTGCCAACCGCGAAGACGACCACTCCGTCCAGATCGAACCGGTTTCGATACTCCTGCCGGAGCGATTCGTGACCCGCCAGTCGCTCGATGTCGACACCGTTCGAGACGGTCTCGATCGGGGCGGTCACGGGGTACGATTCGAGAACGCTTTTCGTGTAGCGACTCGGCGCGAGAACCAGGTCCGCTTGCGAGTAGAACCAGCGGAGATACAGTTTCAGTGGCCCGGCAAGCTGATTCGAGAACCGAAAGGACTCCGCGAAATCCTCGCCAGTGACATGTGAATGGAGGACGAGTGGCACGTCGGTTCGCTTTGCGTGTCTCGCGACTGCGAGCGATCCCGGTCCGATGACGTTGACATGCGCGAGGTCGTACTCGTCGAAGAAGCCACCGCCACGGAGGGCAGAGCGGGCCGCACCGGTGAGCGAATCGCCGGACCAGGGCGACGTTCGCACCTCCACGTTCGCCGGCTCCAGCGCCGTGCGCTGGTGTCGGGCGGCGGTGCCGATGCCGCTTCTCGCCAGACGGTCGGCAAGTTCGAGATAGTTGAGGACCCGCACGGGCCGAGACAGTCCGCCGCCGCCGATAATTGTACCGGAACGACTTTGAGCGACGGTGGCCGATCCTGCGAGTGATGGGCATTCCCGCCGAGCGGATCGAGCGGTTGACCGATCTCGCGCGTGAGGCGGCCAGGGACGGAAACGACGAACGAGCAGCCGAGTACGTTCGACTGGCCCGGCGGATTGCCGAACGGCATCGGGTAGCTCTCCCACGGCGGCTCAAGCGATTTACGTGTGACCGATGTGACCGGTACCTCGTTCCGGGACGCAACGCTCGCGTGCGAACGCAGGACGGACACGTCGTCATCACCTGCGAGTGTGGCGCTCAATCGCGATATCCCTACGAAGGGACCGACGACAACTGACGACCACTATGCGACCTATCGGGGGACCAACGCACCCATCGCGGGAGGTCAACATTCAAACGTCCAGGGAGTAAATGGCCCAATATATGAGCGAAGAGCTACGTAAACAGGCACACGACCTCGACGTGACCGTCTGGGTGGGGAAAGCCGGGATCGAATCCGTGGTGGACGAACTGGACGAGCAGCTCGCGGCAAACGACCTGGTGAAGGTCAAATTCCTCCGCTCGGCCCGGGGTTCCGGCTCGACGGCTGCCCTCGCCGAGACGCTCGCAGATCAGGTCGACGCGGAACTGATCGAAACGCGCGGAAATACGGCGGTCTATCACTGACACAGCATGGTACAGGCACTCCCGATCCTTCGCGACGTATTGCCAGCACAGTACGCTCTTCCGGTGTCGCAAGCGGTCTACTTCGTCGTCACGTTCCTCGTTATCGTGTTCGTCGGACGCGTCGTCGTCCGTCCACTCGTCAATCGCGTATTGAATCGCCGGGCTCTCGACGTTCATGCCAGGCGGCCACTTCTCAAAATGACGACGGCAGTCGTTTACTTCGTAGCCGTTGCCGCCTCGTTCGGGTTCGCCGGCTTTTCCGGGTTCCTCCAGTCGCTTGCGACCATCGCTGCAGCCGGTACGCTCGCCATCGGATTCGCCCTGCAGGACGTCATCAAGAATTTCGTCGCGGGCGTGTTCATCTATACGGACCGGCCCTTCAAGATCGGCGACTGGATCGAATGGGACGGAAATAGCGGCATCGTCGAGGACATCAGCCTCAGGGTAACCCGCGTGCGCACCTTCGATAACGAGTTGCTCACCGTACCGAATTCGACGCTCACCGACGACGTTCTGAAAAACCCCGTCGCAAACGAGCGTCTTCGCCTGCAGTTCATGTTCGGCATCAGTTACGACGACGATATCGACACGGCGACCGATATCATCATCGAGGAAGGCGAGGCACACGAGGGGATTATGAACGAGCCCGGAGTGACGGTTCGCCTGGCCGAACTCGGGGACTCCTATGTCGGGCTCAAGTCCCGGTTCTGGATCGACGATCCCTCGCGGTCGGATTTCGTGAAGATTCGCAGCGAGTACATCCAGACGGTCAAAGAGCGCTTCGACGAGGAGGGCATCGACATTCCGTATCCGGTCCGTACGCTCGATGGCGAGGTCGAGATTGCCGGATCGCCGACAGTAGAGCACCTCGAATCGTAGCGCCGGAGCGCCACTGGTCCCGACCGTCCCGATTTTTCTACAGGCGGAGTTGGAACCGTTTCCGGCACCGACGAACCGACCCGCTATCGTGGGACGTGATACCAGCAGGAGCCCGTTACACAAAGAAACCGTGGATGAGACGGTGTCTAGGCGCCGTAAGTGTTCCTTGCTGCAGACTATGCGCGTTTCACGCAGCATAGACTGGCTCTATCATTCACCCAAATCAAGGCGAGTCTCCTTCCTCACCGAGCGAGCGGTTCCCAGTCGCACACCCGAGCGAAGTAGGATAGTAGGGTGCGATAGGATTTTGTATGGCGTGATAGGATAGGCATGGTATGATACAGTTTGTCATGGTACATTATGGTGCAGTTTGATATGCCATGACATGATAGGATTTGGTAAGGTAGTTCACTCACTATTTGAAGTTGGGGACTCGGTCTTACCGTCCGTTACATCGATTTTCCCCGAGAGCAATTGTGCGGATGGTGGCGCGAGCGTAATATCTTCCTCGTCGAAGTGCCGTTTCACTGATCGGCGGAAATCAGAGCGAGCTGTCACGATGTCACTGCGTGCAGGATCCTCGATCCAGAACTCTGCTTGTACCGTGATCGCATTCTCCCCGAGTTCAACGATACGGGCAGTCGGCGCAGGATCGCCGAGAATTGCCTCGTAGTTAATGGCGATCTGTTGCAGTTCCATCAAGGCTCGCTCGGTGTCCTCGTCGTAGGCGACGTACACCTGTTCCGTGATTCGATACCTGCTCCGGCCGTAGGGCCGTTTGATTGAGTTGTTCGTGAGTTCGGTGTTGGGGATCGAGACGGTTTCGTTGTTCGGTGTCCGGACCCTGGTGACGCGAAAATCGACCGCTTCGATGGTCCCATTTCCACCCGGCCACTCGATCCAGTCGCCGACGTTGAAGTCCGGATCGGCGACGAGGAACATCCCACTGATAAGCGAT is a genomic window of Halanaeroarchaeum sulfurireducens containing:
- a CDS encoding glycosyltransferase, with product MSGRNSASTPPAVAAFTDTYLPTVNGVTYTISAWRDRWNTRGSRMDVVYPRSSYEPDDGEHPVTSVPFPFYDGYRLGLPQLPDAVRDVDVVHAHTPFLLGLSADRLARRESVPLVVSYHTPTAEYAEYLVPSWASSAVASLSRQYESWFLDRADLVLTPSAATASDVRRLTDAPVETHSNGVDVEFFRPTDSASFIRRHSIPDDRPIVGYTGRHGYEKNLDAIFEATADLDVTVVLAGDGPARESLEETAAALDVDAIFLGFLERENLPAFYSTLDVFAFPSPVETQGLVALEANACGTPVVAVDSGALSATVEDGITGYHFGPGDVAGFRNQIERALKNGDSLSQSCLDRRSEISLEMSMDRLEDTYERLLSSTDES
- a CDS encoding mechanosensitive ion channel family protein; translated protein: MVQALPILRDVLPAQYALPVSQAVYFVVTFLVIVFVGRVVVRPLVNRVLNRRALDVHARRPLLKMTTAVVYFVAVAASFGFAGFSGFLQSLATIAAAGTLAIGFALQDVIKNFVAGVFIYTDRPFKIGDWIEWDGNSGIVEDISLRVTRVRTFDNELLTVPNSTLTDDVLKNPVANERLRLQFMFGISYDDDIDTATDIIIEEGEAHEGIMNEPGVTVRLAELGDSYVGLKSRFWIDDPSRSDFVKIRSEYIQTVKERFDEEGIDIPYPVRTLDGEVEIAGSPTVEHLES
- a CDS encoding YhbY family RNA-binding protein, which produces MSEELRKQAHDLDVTVWVGKAGIESVVDELDEQLAANDLVKVKFLRSARGSGSTAALAETLADQVDAELIETRGNTAVYH
- a CDS encoding ribonuclease P protein component 4 yields the protein MGIPAERIERLTDLAREAARDGNDERAAEYVRLARRIAERHRVALPRRLKRFTCDRCDRYLVPGRNARVRTQDGHVVITCECGAQSRYPYEGTDDN
- a CDS encoding mechanosensitive ion channel family protein, which encodes MIGQVSSPEWVTDVVSAYDQVLSEMFWFVAGFGIVYLVGQIVLIPFLTRVVRSRNRNNPTIETATETYLRVVLIGFATLTGIIAAGYGRILSESAVVIAAITFALGIAGQQVFGSLISGMFLVADPDFNVGDWIEWPGGNGTIEAVDFRVTRVRTPNNETVSIPNTELTNNSIKRPYGRSRYRITEQVYVAYDEDTERALMELQQIAINYEAILGDPAPTARIVELGENAITVQAEFWIEDPARSDIVTARSDFRRSVKRHFDEEDITLAPPSAQLLSGKIDVTDGKTESPTSNSE
- a CDS encoding glycosyltransferase family 4 protein; protein product: MRVLNYLELADRLARSGIGTAARHQRTALEPANVEVRTSPWSGDSLTGAARSALRGGGFFDEYDLAHVNVIGPGSLAVARHAKRTDVPLVLHSHVTGEDFAESFRFSNQLAGPLKLYLRWFYSQADLVLAPSRYTKSVLESYPVTAPIETVSNGVDIERLAGHESLRQEYRNRFDLDGVVVFAVGNVFERKGLSTFGRLAQRTDYDFVWFGPYDTGPQASKAVNRWTTDPPDNLTFTGWIDDIRGAYGAGDIYLFPTKNENQGIAVLEAMATGNAVVLRDIPVFEEFFTHGEDCLKASTTAEFESALDRLAANPNLRTRLGENAEETAREHRLERVGERLTSIYRRLVDGAGP